The genomic DNA TGCTGCTCTCTGGGGGCCGAGGATCAGGACAGAGCACACACCTGGCCCCTGCCATGCTTCACGCCCTGGAGAAGTTTACTGTTTACACGTTGGATATGGCTGTACTGTTTGGAGTCAGCACCACCAACCCAGAAGAAGCTTGTGCACAGGTACATACACATCCCTACTGCATTTGGAACAGTGCTTACGGGACTCTGTGTATCTTTGCTTTCTCTGAAATGTATAGTAATTATAAAGTATAGGATAGGAATTTGTAAGTAGTATATAAACTGTAGTATAGTAATTTGTAAGATCAGTAtgttttcacatctctctcttgtATTTGACCCTCTTCTGTAACACTGTCACCAGCTGAAGATCTGTGTGCTCATCACATTAATGCAGAATTTAATGTTGTTGTAtctatgtgtgttgtgttgcatcATTTAGGCACAATCATGAATTCCTCTGATAGAGGTTATGACTAGTCCTGCCAGcaccactgtgtcactgtgtctcttGTGTCTCTTGGTCCCAGCTCTTCTGTGAGGCAAAGAGGACGGCTCCCAGCATCCTGTACATCCCCCATATCCAGCGCTGGTGGGAGACCGTGGGTCCGGCTCTCAGAGCCACCTTCCTCAGTCTGCTTCAGGATATCCCCTCTTTCTCGCCTATCCTCCTCCTCGCCACATGCAGTCTCCCTTACCGCCGCCTCTTCCCTgaggtacacacaaacacacactgtctcgacaagagagagagttcagactAAAGGCGCAGAAAAGCCCAGAAAAGATCAATTCATACATTGACGTGGATGTTAACAAGGTTTCACTGACGTTTGAAACTAACATGTTAATGAGAGGGACTGGAGAAATCCGTTgttgtaattttgttttctgatgtgttttctcatgAAAGGTACAGGGACTGTTCAGCGTAGAGCATGGAGAGGTCTTCAACGTCCCACTTCCCtctgaacaggagagaaagacgTTTTTTGAGGATCTCATTCTGAATCAAGCTGCTAAAGCACCAGCCTCTAAGAAAGCAGCAGGTTGGTCTGAACAGATCcgtttctctgttctctcatctgctctgtgttttttgtgttggcACAAGGCTTATGAATACCCTCTATTCTGTCCTCAGTTCTGCAGGCGATGGAGGTGCTGCCTTTGGCTCCACCACCGCAACCTCGTCAGCTCACGGAACAGGAGCAGCAGAAagttgaggagcaggaggaggacaCACTCAGGGAGCTCCGTCTGTTTCTGCGTGACGTTACCAACCGGCTGGCTCAGGACAAACGATTCAAAGCCTTCACCAAGCCAGTGGACACAGAGGAGGTGGGCATGAGATGAGTCTCCATAAGAATTATAGCATGAAAAGATATTTCTTACGattttacacacatgcatttatcaGCTGTTTGCCTTCTCAAAAAGAGTTCAATCATAAAATGTCACTTACCTGTAACATTACATTTTGGTGTCCATACTGGGGATGGACAAGAAATTGAATTCTACATGAGAAAATTCAGAACTTGCACAGAAGTTGCTGAAATAAAGGGCTTTGCCGGgtgttttttagttttattattttattttatcgtTTTAGTCTACTGAGGGATCGTAGAAAAGAAGGCAGTATGTTCAGTTCTTTTACACAGTATGGCAGTGTGTTAGCTTAATTGCACTCATGCATTGTAATATCATTGCTTATGAGCGTGCACATTTTCATACATGTTACTAAAACAGAACTACTATTGTGAAATCAGTGAATaatctatgattttttttttttttttttttttatacaggtTCCTGACTACACATCTGTCATTAAGCAGCCCATGGACCTGTCCACTGTCCTCAGTAAAATCGACTTGCACAAATATGTGACTGTGAAGGACTTTCTCCATGATGTTGACTTGATCTGGAAGAATGCCCTAGAGTACAACCCAGACAGAGACCCCTCAGGTGTGGAAGCAGCTCATTTTCCTAAAAGTCAATTTGATATTTGAATACTTAGCTGTTTGCTAAGTATCTGTCACTAAACAGATCTATAATTTTTGAATAATagactctttctctttgcctgtACCTAAAGCTTTGCGAAAGTATTGAAGCTTTGTAAATGAGAAATGTTCACTGACGTTTAGTTCTCTGTTATTTATGTTTGCTCCTGTGTTTTGTGACAGATCGTCTGATCAGACATCGGGCCTGTGCGCTGAAAGACACGGTCCATGCCATCATCCGAGATGAGCTAGATGAGGACTTCGAGAAGATCTGTGTTGAAATAAAGGAGTCTCGCCTCAAACGAGGTTcagtttgctcttttttcttttgtacagaTCAATGGTGTAATCACGTCTGTttgactgggtttttttctgtcttcaggTTGTTCTACATCTAGATTTACTCCATCATACTACCATGTGCTACCAAAGGTGCCCGTGACTGTGGAGCCAAAGGGCGGGGAAGCTGCCCCTTTACAAGACCCTGCACCTCCTGTTACCACTGCAGCCACCACTCCGCGAAACACAGGTAAGAGCCTCGCATGGTCTTCCCACTATCTTAGTCATCAAAGCGGatcaaaaactaaaacaaaaagtcaCACTTCTGCCTTTAATGATTCCTTTATCTGCAGCcatacagaggaaaaagagacgAAGATGTCGGTGGAGCAATGGCATCATCACGAAGAAGAAGTCTTCCTCAGGTTCCGCCTCGAAAGACAACTCCAATGTAGCAGAGTCTGGagaagacgaggaggaggaagatgaagaagaagacgaGAGCAAAGTAGGAGAGAGCGAGGAGGTAGACGAGGAGCTGAAAGAAGCGCAGTCGGAAGGGACGGAAATGGAGACGGAGCCGAACTGTACCGTCGCTCAAGAGAATGAAGAAACTACTCCCTCTGATGTGATGGATGTAGCCCATAGTAGCCCTCCGCCCGAGGAGAGTGGAGACCAAGTCACTTCGGCTCAATTGATGAATGGACACACCTCTGATGAGAATGGCGTTTCAAGCCTTCCGTCTTCTTCAGACAGTGGATCAGTGAATGGCCACGTTCCAGGTGAGGACAGAGACCATGGTGAGGGACAACCAGTGACGGAGAGAAGTGTGCCTAAGAGAGCAGAGTCTGGTTTAGAGGATGAGATGGGAATAGGTGAGTATatcatacaacaacaaaaaagaatctCATTATGATCTTTGTTCCATTCATCATAAATTGTATGGGTTAGAAAAATATATGCAGGCATTGTattcagcatttgttttttaaaaatttctttGAAGTGTACTGGTTGTTTTCTTGCAGAAAAGGGGATGAGGCGCATAACCAGGGGCTTTAAGATCCAGGCCCAGCAGCAACAGCTTATTAACATGGACGCTGCCATGAAGATCCTGGAGCGGAAGAGTCAACCTCTTGTTGTGGATCACAACAGACTTAAGGTGAATACCCGTTCGTGCCCTATCCAAACCCACAGctgatctgttttctttcaaagtGGTTTCATACATATGGATATGTTGTAATCCAGTCCAGAGTAACTTCCTCTATGCAGCTTGAAACTTTTTCTTAGAGTCACTTATATTTATGACTCATAAAAGATTGAACAGTTGTGTTGTGAGACATGTTTTGAGCTGGACGCACTGGAGCGTTTTGGCAAAAAGAAGGATCTAGCTGAGAGGATTTATAAATGTTGAGAATGGCATGGTTCTCAGATTGCCCTTAATTTCCTTGTAGGAATTGCTCCAGAGGGTTGTGGAGAAAACTGAGGGCTATGATGTTGATAAGCTGGAGAAGCTCTACGCTTTGTTATGCCAGAGTATCTACAGACACAAGGGGAATCATGATAAGACAGCACTTATACAGGTATGTATAGGCGCTGAGGGAATGGGAACATAGACTGTTGGCCTTATGCACACTGTATCTGTTTACATGACCTaaagatatgtgtgtatgtacgtgcacatatgtgtgtgtgtgtgtgtgtgggggggggttctgttaAATAAATGGTTAACATAGGTTAACGTGGATGGCTCATAAATCAGTTCACATCAGAATGGGAGCTATTTACATCCAACTGACATTTGAAACAGTGGCCTCATGTTTTTGAATTTATGTACTTTATGGAGTTAAAAGCTGTATAACTtatgttttttgtctttgttctgtttctagGAGATGTCAAAGGAGGTAGAAGATTTTTCATAATTCATGTTTTATACTAAACAAAAGCAAGACATATCTATAAGTTATATTTTGCTAAAAGCTGTTCAATTTTAATAGATTGTGTATGTACATTAACCTTATTCTTCGTGTTTATTAAAGGACTTCAAATTAAATGTCTTTGGTGTGCCTTGGTTCTTATTTTCCTGCTTTTGCCGCTACACCTGGTGAAATACAGTTTGTGTACTTACCTCTTGTCTCTGTAAATTTCACTGTGTTGTGATAAGTGCAAAATCAGAAGGTGATACAGAATCTGTGAGGTTAGTTCACATTTTTGTGTGGTACGCATTACATCCTAGTAATACTAGAGATAACAAACCACTTACCTTTTGGAAAACTGGACCAGGTGGTTAAGGTGTATAAAGTACCACGTGACTAGTGTGCGCATGTTTTATATACTCATGAACTCTAATTCAGTGAAACTTTTGAAagtctttaaaatgtgttatggTACTATGATAGCTTATCCCCGCTGTTGACTTCCATGCTAAACTATTAGGCAAACAACATTCATTTGCATCACTTATAACGCTTTACGACCTGTTCAAGTTACGGCGGGGAGTCGCCTGGCGATGACGTAAAGACGTACTACATTGACAGTGGTGACGCCTGATCATTAAAACTgccattaaaaatgaacagaaattaTCATTGTCTCCGTCGTACAAATTATGCACTCTTAGCTAGCTTGCTTGCTGAGTCGTTGTAATCAAATCTGGGTGAAGCATCCGAGGGTGAATTAGTCTGAACTGTAGTGCATCTGTCGGAAACATTAGTGTTTTACTGCGAGAACAGACAGCGGTTGACTCAATTCGCCTGCCTCCTCTGCTTCCGAGAACCCGCAAGCTACAATACTGCAGTCTGAACCAGTAAAACGTTGAAGGTAGCCAACAACTGCACCGACAGCGGAAGACACGTTGCGCTTGGTAACTGTGAAGACTGTAGTTGTGTTATACTGTGGTGAAGCAGTATCTGACCCGGTAAGTTTGGTAGCTACAAAAGCTAGCATCATACTCACAGCTACGTGTTGTCCTGCTCAGGACAACGgtcttcagtcacacagcaaaTACATTAAATGCGACGATGGAATTCATCCGAAGTCAAGAAAGTCCTTAACGCCACAATACAGTACTAGTGAACTTAAAACGATATTTGTTTTTGAAGCATATTTGATATCGCCTTCTGTCCTATGTCGAAAAGAAATTTAAGTTATTcacttaaatattttaatatgacaAAGTTAAAACTTGATGAGTGCTTGATTTTCTGTGTAACTGTCAAACATTTATTAGAACCTGTTGCATACAAGTTGCTTAACTGTTCCTGATGAGGTTGATGCTGGTCTCACAAAATGAGTTTGTTGACATTTCGTATTTGTTGCACAATTGTGGCACATTTGGTCGTGCTGATCCAAAGGCTTTTCtggattaaattaaaaattaaatgcaAGCAAAGATGTGAAATTGGGTGTTTCATTACTAGTTGGTTGGAGAGTTGAAATTACAAACAAATAGTGgcatattttgttatatttacatGCCATCCTGACAAATGCCCTGTTTCACTCATGTCCACAGGTTCATGAAGATACACTGGAACTGGTCAAACGTCTGGTATGTGATTCCAACGGTCATTAGAGGTTAAGGCCTGTTCAGTCAATTTCCTCTTGCAAAGCTTTTTCCGGTGCCATAGACGCAATGGCAAGCAGAAGAAAATCCACAACTCCTTGCATGGTGCTCCCGTCTGATGTAGTGGAACAGGATCTGGACATGGAGGCAATAGATGGGCAGGAGGGGGGTGAGAGTATGGCAGAGGGGCCTACAGAAGGAGCCGTCGTTCCCACAGAAACAGAGCCAGGTGAGAATCGTTATTTTCTCTGTTCGATAGTATTTGTCATGCCAAACGTGACTGCATGCATATTTTGACTCTCACTCTTTATCATACTACGATCAACATCCAACATATTGGGCTTGAAAGAATTGCAGGTCATATTTGTAGTATTAAATTACAGCTATCCCTCATTTGTTAGCAGTGAAGCTCACAAAGAGTTGTTATGTAATTACAGAACACGATGGACGCCATTATGCAAGCGAGGACAACTTTACTCGTATGGCTGGGAAGCGTCAGGGTCAAGCTAGTATGGAGCAGACGATTACTGACTTAACCTGTGAAGGTGGATTCGTGCAGAATGAAACGGAGGACAGCGATGACCCTTCAGTTACTGGGATATCACTCAGCAAGACGCCtattatgaaaatgaagagcaaatCTGAGCCCAAAAGGATTGCCGTGTCTCTCAAAGGTGCCGATGAGAGCGATGTGATGGGAGAAAGCGAGGGGGAGCAGGAGCCAATGGAGGCGTCGGCCGTGGGCACTTCTATGACTACCGAGCTAATGAGTCCAATTCATGCTGAATCGGCGAAGCCTAACGTACTTGTCAACATTCCCAATCCAGTGTCAGCTGAGCCGAAGAAAACGGTCATCAACTCCGCCACAGTTCTTCCCGCTGGTTTGGCCCAGGTGCTCTCTGCTTTGCAGGCACAACAGAGCGCCCAGGCTCAGCTGCTAATCCCGGTAAGCAGTATCCCAACCTATAACGCAGCTATGGATACTAACGCAGTCCTGGTGAACACCTACAAGAAGTTTCCTTACCCATCAGTGTCTGAGATTATGGGGCTGGCGGCACAGACCAAGTTCAGTGAGGAACAAATAAAAATCTGGTTCTCTGCCCAGCGCTTGAAACACGGAGTGAGTTGGACACCAGAAGAGGTTGAGGAGGCCAGGAGGAAGCAGTTTAATGGCACAGTCCACACAGTGCCTCAGACTATCACAGTTATACCAGCCCACCATCTCTCTGCAACCAACGGCCTGCAGTCGATTTTGCAGACCTGTCAGATCGTGGGACAACCAGGCTTGGTTCTGACACAGGTGGGTACAGCCAACAGTTTGCCTGTGACCACTCCTATAACACTAACAGTGGCAGGAGTGCCCAATCAAACCCAGGCACCTAAGGCATCAACCAATCAAGCAAGTCCAGCAGTCAGTGAAACCAAGAGAGCAATTACAGTTCAGCCCCCATCTCTGACCCCGCAAGAGAACTCTGCTCTTAGTGCTGACCATTTTGGGATGCGGCCCAAGAAGTCCAAGGAGCAGCTGGCTGAGCTTAAGGCCAGCTACATGAAGAATCAGTTTGCCAGTGAAGCAGAGATCGCAAGACTGATGAAGTTGACCAATCTCACCAAAGGGGAGATCAAAAAATGGTTCAGCGACACACGCTACAACCAGCGCAATTCCAAGAACAGTCAGGTTATTGTCTTCCAGGATAACAACAAGGCCAATAGCAGTGCCACCATTGTTATTGACTCCAGTGATGAGACTCCACAGTCACCAACACCTTCACCCGTCAAGGAGAAGGAGACACGTGCCAAGACCTGGAATCCATTCCCTGACTTTACATTGCAAAAATTTAAAGAGAAGACTCCAGAACAACTGGTGGTTTTGGAGGAAAGCTATCAGAAATGTGACACACCAACTGATGAAGAACTTGATCGACTCAGAGCAGAGACCAAGCTCACTAGGCGGGAAATAGACGCTTGgttcacagaaaagagaaaggccCCTGTGGCAGATCAGTCCGAGCTTAAAACTGATCGAACTGAGAGTGAATCATCCATGAGAAAGGGTAATCAAACTCCACCAGGTGCAAAAAAATCGAGCAAAGAGAAACTGAGCAAGAAAACTCCAGAGCAGTTGCATGTTCTGAAGAGTGCTTTTGTGCGCACCCAGTGGCCGTCGCCTGAAGAGTACGACAAGCTGGCGGAAGAGAGTGGACTGCCCAGGACCTACATCGTTAACTGGTTTGGAGACACTCGTTATGCTTGGAAAAATGGAAACCTGAAGTGGTACTTCTATTACCAGAGTGGGAATGTGGAGGCCATGAATGGCAATAAGAACAGGAAACGGAGGATCCGCAACCGAGGGTGGGGGAGGTCTCGCAGTAGGAAGCCCAAAAAGCCTGCAGGCTTGGAAAAGTCTCCACCAATCAAGTTCAAGACTGGTAAAGATATTCTGAAGGAATACTATCTGAAACACAAATTCTTGAATGAGCAAGATCTGGATGAGCTTGTTGCCAAGTCCAACATGAGCTACGAGCAGGTTAGAGAGTGGTTTGCTGATATTCGTAAGAAAGAGGACATGGGAGCAGATCCATTTGATGACAGTGCTGTTAATGAGGAGccagaagaggaggaagaggagtcaCAGGGTGAGAATGAGATGACAGCTGAAGAGCAAGGTCCAGCTCCCACTGGAGATGAGGATGGTGATGATGACGAAGATACAGAAGACAGTGATTCTTGGGAGCCCCCGCAAAGCATCAGAAAAACCCAATCAGGCTCGGAGGAGCAGTGACTTTCAATGCCTGCCGCTGTTCCGGAAAACAGTACAAACAAATCCGAACATGACAGTGTGGTGTGAGAAGCACTGCTTGACTGAAGAACCCACTGTCAGATACCACCAACAAATCCTCTCGTAACACTTTTACAACTAATTGTTCAAGTATTGACCTTTGAAACAGTCACCTGCTTTGATAAAGCTTCTACAACACATGTGAAGACTGCCGCAAGAGCTTGCAGTGC from Chanos chanos chromosome 8, fChaCha1.1, whole genome shotgun sequence includes the following:
- the zhx1 gene encoding zinc fingers and homeoboxes protein 1 — translated: MASRRKSTTPCMVLPSDVVEQDLDMEAIDGQEGGESMAEGPTEGAVVPTETEPEHDGRHYASEDNFTRMAGKRQGQASMEQTITDLTCEGGFVQNETEDSDDPSVTGISLSKTPIMKMKSKSEPKRIAVSLKGADESDVMGESEGEQEPMEASAVGTSMTTELMSPIHAESAKPNVLVNIPNPVSAEPKKTVINSATVLPAGLAQVLSALQAQQSAQAQLLIPVSSIPTYNAAMDTNAVLVNTYKKFPYPSVSEIMGLAAQTKFSEEQIKIWFSAQRLKHGVSWTPEEVEEARRKQFNGTVHTVPQTITVIPAHHLSATNGLQSILQTCQIVGQPGLVLTQVGTANSLPVTTPITLTVAGVPNQTQAPKASTNQASPAVSETKRAITVQPPSLTPQENSALSADHFGMRPKKSKEQLAELKASYMKNQFASEAEIARLMKLTNLTKGEIKKWFSDTRYNQRNSKNSQVIVFQDNNKANSSATIVIDSSDETPQSPTPSPVKEKETRAKTWNPFPDFTLQKFKEKTPEQLVVLEESYQKCDTPTDEELDRLRAETKLTRREIDAWFTEKRKAPVADQSELKTDRTESESSMRKGNQTPPGAKKSSKEKLSKKTPEQLHVLKSAFVRTQWPSPEEYDKLAEESGLPRTYIVNWFGDTRYAWKNGNLKWYFYYQSGNVEAMNGNKNRKRRIRNRGWGRSRSRKPKKPAGLEKSPPIKFKTGKDILKEYYLKHKFLNEQDLDELVAKSNMSYEQVREWFADIRKKEDMGADPFDDSAVNEEPEEEEEESQGENEMTAEEQGPAPTGDEDGDDDEDTEDSDSWEPPQSIRKTQSGSEEQ